One window of Cryobacterium arcticum genomic DNA carries:
- a CDS encoding dihydrofolate reductase family protein has product MSNTESSNPDAPVVGCVFVGTSLDGFIARENGDLDWLTDAGDALGETGYDEFFSGIDAMVVGRGTFDTVRGFPEWPYAGKRVLVLSRTLLRRVDAEQEPDTTVHATLAEVISTLQEEGRRRVYVDGGRTIQSFLRAGLIREITITRAPVLLGSGIPLFGPLGTDVHLRHVGSRELGAGFTQSTYEVLSAE; this is encoded by the coding sequence ATGAGCAACACCGAGTCCTCCAACCCTGACGCACCCGTGGTCGGCTGTGTCTTCGTCGGCACCAGCCTCGACGGTTTCATCGCCCGTGAGAACGGTGATTTGGACTGGCTCACCGATGCCGGCGATGCGCTCGGCGAGACCGGCTACGACGAATTCTTCTCCGGGATCGACGCCATGGTGGTCGGCCGCGGCACCTTCGACACCGTGCGCGGTTTTCCCGAATGGCCCTACGCCGGCAAACGGGTGCTCGTGCTCAGCCGCACCCTGTTGCGCCGGGTCGATGCCGAGCAAGAGCCCGACACGACCGTGCACGCTACCCTCGCCGAGGTGATCTCGACGTTGCAGGAGGAGGGGCGCCGCCGGGTGTACGTCGACGGCGGCCGCACGATCCAGAGTTTCCTGCGCGCGGGCCTGATCCGCGAGATCACCATCACCCGGGCGCCTGTGCTGCTCGGGTCGGGCATCCCGCTGTTCGGCCCGCTGGGCACCGATGTGCACCTGCGACACGTGGGCAGCCGGGAACTCGGCGCCGGGTTCACGCAGTCCACCTACGAGGTGCTCTCGGCCGAGTAG
- a CDS encoding LLM class flavin-dependent oxidoreductase, with product MNGDYGKPLSFGTFITPSAADPAGTVALAVATERAGLDLVTFQDHPYQPRFLDTWTLLAWVGARTERVHLAGDVHNLPLRPPAVLARAAASLDLLTDGRMALGLGTGGFWDAIVAMGADRRSPGEAVSALEEAIGVIREIWNTDARGGIFRDGEFYRLSGAKRGPAPAHPIPVWLGAYGPRMLRLVGSTADGWLPSLGRLASPELLGEGNARIDDAARAAGREPASIRRLLNVAADDAEPERLAELALGYGIDTFIVATDDSSAIARLGETVAPATRALVHAARR from the coding sequence ATGAACGGCGACTACGGGAAACCGTTGAGTTTCGGCACCTTCATCACGCCCTCCGCCGCCGACCCGGCCGGCACGGTGGCGTTGGCCGTGGCTACCGAGCGGGCCGGGCTCGACCTCGTCACGTTCCAGGACCATCCGTACCAGCCCCGTTTTCTCGACACCTGGACTCTGCTCGCCTGGGTAGGCGCCCGCACCGAACGCGTGCACCTGGCCGGAGATGTGCACAATCTCCCGCTCCGGCCGCCCGCCGTGCTCGCCCGGGCGGCCGCGTCGCTCGACCTGCTCACCGATGGGAGGATGGCCCTGGGGCTGGGCACCGGCGGGTTCTGGGACGCCATCGTGGCCATGGGCGCGGACCGGCGCAGCCCCGGTGAGGCGGTGTCGGCTCTGGAGGAGGCGATCGGGGTGATCCGCGAGATCTGGAACACCGACGCCCGCGGCGGCATCTTTCGCGACGGCGAGTTCTACCGGCTCAGCGGCGCCAAGCGGGGGCCCGCACCGGCGCATCCGATTCCGGTCTGGCTCGGCGCGTACGGCCCGCGGATGCTGCGGCTCGTCGGCAGCACGGCCGACGGCTGGCTGCCCTCGCTCGGCCGGTTGGCGTCGCCGGAGCTGCTCGGCGAGGGCAACGCCCGCATCGACGACGCCGCACGGGCGGCCGGACGTGAGCCGGCGAGCATCCGTCGCCTGCTGAACGTGGCGGCCGACGACGCCGAACCGGAACGGCTGGCGGAGCTCGCGCTCGGCTACGGAATCGACACGTTCATCGTCGCTACGGACGACTCGAGCGCCATCGCCCGGCTCGGAGAGACCGTGGCGCCGGCCACCCGCGCGCTCGTGCACGCGGCCCGTCGCTGA
- a CDS encoding DUF2809 domain-containing protein, whose translation MGRKIGTSDLGSVRPIFGMGDERDNPLLELAPVEPTAAQLIVRRRLTLAAAAGLILITGLVVTYATVGFVGDLVGDALYAVLIFLLVSFILVRMNSWRVAFIAILICASIELFQLTGLPVEIATVFPPARFVLGTAFDPLDLVAYIVGVLVAAGVTTWRRLD comes from the coding sequence ATGGGACGCAAGATCGGCACGTCGGACCTCGGCAGCGTGAGACCGATCTTCGGCATGGGCGACGAGCGCGACAATCCGCTCCTCGAGCTGGCACCGGTCGAGCCCACCGCGGCGCAGCTCATTGTGCGGCGTCGCCTGACCCTGGCCGCAGCCGCCGGTCTGATTCTGATCACCGGACTCGTCGTGACCTACGCAACCGTCGGATTCGTGGGTGATCTGGTCGGCGACGCGCTCTACGCGGTGCTCATCTTCCTGCTCGTGTCGTTCATCCTCGTGCGGATGAACAGCTGGCGGGTGGCCTTCATCGCGATCCTGATCTGCGCGAGCATCGAGCTGTTCCAGCTCACCGGTCTGCCCGTCGAGATCGCCACAGTGTTTCCCCCGGCGCGTTTCGTGCTCGGCACCGCTTTCGATCCCCTCGACCTGGTTGCATACATAGTCGGGGTTCTCGTGGCCGCCGGCGTGACCACCTGGCGCCGGTTGGACTGA
- a CDS encoding nuclease-related domain-containing protein, translating into MTLHPPAMRNRVAAQLVIEHLLSRQTAVPPRTPVARLFGKSPLCPESVSWYLGAQGEITVGKVLATLPPDWTAFHAVPIGKNDTDIDHILVGPGGIFTINTKHHCGKHIWVGTRTVMVSGHKKAYLPAAEHEAERVTTVLRERMPLLAPVQPVIALVDPKQITFRDKPVQVKVLDARVLRRWLLKLQPVLSDDEIAEAVVILDSPATWRQHPSPAPHDVMARFAALDGQVRRARIRRVSWSIVASLGLCGGAVTAALLIEQAMLGG; encoded by the coding sequence GTGACCCTGCACCCACCCGCCATGCGCAATCGCGTCGCAGCCCAACTGGTCATCGAACACCTCCTTTCTCGCCAGACCGCGGTGCCGCCGCGCACCCCGGTGGCCCGGCTGTTCGGCAAGTCACCGCTGTGCCCCGAGAGCGTGAGCTGGTACCTGGGCGCACAGGGCGAGATCACCGTGGGCAAGGTGCTGGCCACCCTCCCGCCCGACTGGACCGCCTTCCACGCGGTGCCGATCGGCAAGAACGACACCGACATCGACCACATCCTGGTGGGCCCCGGCGGCATCTTCACTATCAACACCAAGCATCACTGCGGCAAGCACATCTGGGTGGGCACGCGCACCGTGATGGTCTCGGGCCACAAGAAGGCCTACCTGCCCGCCGCCGAACACGAGGCCGAGCGGGTCACCACGGTGCTGCGTGAACGGATGCCTCTGCTCGCGCCCGTGCAACCCGTCATCGCGCTGGTCGACCCCAAGCAGATCACCTTCCGTGACAAGCCCGTGCAGGTGAAAGTCCTCGACGCCCGGGTGCTCCGCCGCTGGCTGCTCAAGCTGCAGCCGGTGCTCAGCGATGACGAGATCGCCGAGGCTGTCGTGATCCTGGACAGCCCGGCCACCTGGCGGCAGCACCCGAGTCCGGCGCCCCACGACGTCATGGCCCGGTTCGCCGCGCTCGACGGCCAGGTGCGCCGCGCGCGCATCCGCCGGGTGAGCTGGTCGATCGTGGCTTCGCTCGGGCTGTGCGGCGGCGCGGTGACCGCGGCCCTGCTGATCGAACAGGCGATGCTGGGCGGCTGA
- a CDS encoding winged helix-turn-helix transcriptional regulator — MAARDYGQYGGVTRGLELVGERWALLIVRDLLVGPRRYGELAAGLARIPSNILAARLKELQAAGIIRRVPHSRVIVYELTPYGRELEPVVLALGAWGFKALGDPRAEQVITPDSMTMDLRTAFRAHVAETLPATAYAARFGEAELLIRVDGSSLDVTRGGSSLDVARGDGPVDLAFAAGPDIRRLILGELAPERAIETGVVEVLRGRRALLTRFASTFHLAA, encoded by the coding sequence ATGGCGGCACGCGACTACGGACAGTACGGCGGCGTCACGCGAGGACTTGAGCTCGTGGGCGAGCGATGGGCGCTGCTCATCGTAAGGGACCTACTCGTGGGGCCGCGCCGCTACGGCGAACTCGCCGCGGGACTCGCCCGGATCCCGAGCAACATCCTGGCGGCCCGGTTGAAGGAACTGCAGGCGGCGGGGATCATTCGCCGGGTGCCGCACTCACGCGTGATCGTCTACGAACTCACCCCGTACGGCCGCGAGCTCGAGCCGGTGGTGCTCGCGCTCGGGGCCTGGGGCTTCAAGGCCCTGGGCGACCCACGCGCCGAGCAGGTCATCACGCCCGACTCGATGACGATGGATCTGCGCACCGCCTTTCGGGCGCACGTGGCGGAGACCCTGCCGGCGACCGCCTACGCGGCCCGGTTCGGGGAAGCCGAGCTGCTGATCCGGGTCGATGGCTCCAGCCTCGACGTGACGCGCGGGGGCTCCAGCCTCGACGTGGCGCGCGGGGACGGCCCCGTCGACCTTGCCTTCGCGGCAGGTCCGGACATCCGCCGGCTCATCTTGGGGGAGCTGGCCCCGGAACGCGCGATCGAAACCGGCGTCGTCGAGGTGCTGCGCGGCCGCCGCGCCCTGCTCACCCGCTTCGCAAGCACCTTCCACCTGGCCGCCTGA
- a CDS encoding VOC family protein → MPSMFVNLPVTDLERAKAFYTAIGFTINPAFSDHNAACVVVEEDHSYFMILVREYFQTFTELPIGDPAVHPTASTAIFLDSREAVDKSIVDGIAAGGAEPQPASDYGFMYQRQLTDPDGNSLEFGWMDPVAAAQGPEAFAAQQATAQD, encoded by the coding sequence ATGCCCTCAATGTTCGTCAACCTGCCCGTGACCGACTTGGAGCGCGCGAAGGCGTTCTACACGGCGATCGGCTTCACCATCAACCCGGCGTTCTCGGACCACAACGCGGCCTGCGTCGTCGTCGAGGAGGACCACAGCTACTTCATGATTCTGGTGCGGGAGTACTTCCAGACCTTCACCGAACTGCCCATCGGCGACCCGGCGGTGCACCCCACGGCGTCGACCGCGATCTTCCTCGACAGCCGCGAGGCGGTCGACAAGTCGATCGTCGATGGGATCGCCGCCGGCGGAGCGGAGCCGCAGCCGGCCTCGGACTACGGCTTCATGTACCAGCGCCAGCTCACCGACCCCGACGGCAATTCCCTCGAGTTCGGCTGGATGGATCCGGTGGCCGCCGCCCAGGGCCCCGAAGCCTTCGCGGCCCAACAGGCGACTGCGCAGGACTGA
- a CDS encoding GntR family transcriptional regulator, with translation MMMTANGASSQTVQLYDRLRAAILSLQLAPGERLTERGLEASFDASRTPVRAALGRLDAEGLVQRDGRGWIVSPIDLAEIGALAELREAVEAAAVRLAVVRASDDDIAVLAAVLDAARPARAVRADVADAPTSGDDDAEEGVRAGGDFHVELSRLSGNPVMVDAVRNAMTRLARTRWLEVRTPAAREQAWREHRAVLDALEARDADAAAGLLTDHIRGTNDRLLAALAADTRRLRGHGLAIVADAPVGAVH, from the coding sequence ATGATGATGACGGCGAACGGGGCCAGCTCGCAGACCGTGCAGCTGTACGACCGGCTGCGGGCGGCCATCCTGTCGCTGCAGCTCGCGCCGGGGGAGCGCCTGACCGAGCGCGGCCTGGAGGCGAGCTTCGACGCGTCCCGCACGCCCGTGCGCGCCGCGCTGGGCCGGCTCGACGCCGAGGGGCTCGTGCAACGCGACGGCCGCGGCTGGATCGTCTCGCCCATCGACCTCGCCGAGATCGGCGCGCTGGCCGAGCTGCGCGAGGCCGTGGAGGCCGCCGCTGTGCGCCTGGCGGTCGTGCGGGCATCCGACGACGACATCGCCGTTCTCGCCGCGGTGCTCGACGCCGCGCGTCCCGCGCGCGCTGTGAGGGCCGACGTGGCGGATGCGCCGACCAGCGGGGATGACGACGCCGAGGAGGGCGTGCGCGCCGGCGGCGACTTCCACGTGGAGCTCAGCCGGCTCTCCGGCAACCCCGTCATGGTCGACGCCGTACGCAATGCCATGACCCGGCTGGCCCGCACCCGGTGGCTCGAGGTGCGCACCCCGGCCGCCCGCGAACAGGCCTGGCGGGAGCACCGCGCGGTGCTCGACGCGCTGGAGGCTCGCGACGCCGACGCCGCCGCCGGGTTACTGACCGACCACATCCGTGGCACCAACGACCGACTGCTCGCCGCGCTCGCCGCCGACACCCGCCGGCTGCGTGGACACGGTCTGGCGATCGTGGCGGATGCGCCGGTGGGCGCCGTTCACTGA
- a CDS encoding MFS transporter, translated as MTASPTTDTQIVSARAWVVLALGVAAQTAGTVFVSAPAFLIPLLHTERGLTLAQAGLLAAIPTFGMVLTLILWGALADRIGEKWVIAGGLLLTALAAGGAILSEGYIALGVFLLLGGMASASTNSASGRIVVGWFPKHKRGLAMGIRQMSQPLGVTVAAVTIPVIAAASGVGAALVVPFALTAVLALACAIGLANPPRVAPPVGAPVVPARNPYRTSGFLWRIHAASVLLVVPQFTISTFGLVWLVSDQGWDALAAGVLVGAAQFVGAIGRIVIGVVSDRVGSRVRPLRWVAVSVASVLLVLAAVDAAHWGAAAVVFVLATTVTVAPNGLAFTSVAEMAGPGWSGKALGVQNTGQFIAASLVGPLMGALIGVVGYPLTFATAAIFPALAVPVVPRAHAEHDHL; from the coding sequence ATGACCGCCAGCCCGACCACCGACACGCAGATCGTCAGCGCTCGCGCCTGGGTCGTGCTCGCTCTCGGGGTGGCCGCGCAGACCGCCGGTACGGTCTTCGTGAGCGCCCCGGCGTTCCTCATCCCGCTGCTGCACACCGAGCGCGGGCTCACCCTGGCGCAGGCCGGGTTGCTCGCCGCCATCCCCACCTTCGGCATGGTGCTCACGCTCATCCTGTGGGGCGCGTTGGCCGACCGTATCGGCGAGAAGTGGGTGATCGCCGGCGGGCTGCTGCTCACGGCGCTTGCGGCCGGCGGCGCGATCCTGTCCGAGGGCTACATCGCGCTGGGTGTGTTCCTGCTCCTGGGCGGCATGGCCTCGGCGAGCACCAACTCCGCCAGCGGACGCATCGTGGTGGGCTGGTTCCCCAAGCACAAGCGCGGACTCGCCATGGGCATCCGCCAGATGTCGCAGCCGCTCGGCGTCACCGTGGCGGCCGTCACCATCCCGGTGATCGCCGCCGCTTCCGGGGTGGGCGCCGCCCTGGTCGTGCCGTTCGCGCTCACCGCGGTGCTGGCTCTCGCCTGTGCCATCGGGCTGGCCAACCCGCCCCGCGTCGCCCCGCCGGTGGGCGCCCCGGTCGTGCCTGCGCGCAACCCGTACCGCACCAGCGGTTTCCTCTGGCGCATCCACGCGGCATCCGTTCTGCTGGTGGTGCCGCAGTTCACCATCTCCACCTTCGGGCTGGTCTGGCTGGTGAGCGACCAGGGGTGGGATGCGCTGGCCGCCGGCGTGCTGGTGGGCGCCGCGCAGTTCGTGGGCGCGATCGGGCGCATCGTGATCGGCGTGGTCAGCGACCGGGTGGGCAGCCGGGTGCGGCCGCTGCGCTGGGTGGCGGTGAGCGTGGCGAGCGTCCTGCTCGTGCTGGCCGCGGTGGATGCCGCGCACTGGGGCGCCGCCGCCGTGGTGTTCGTGCTGGCGACGACGGTGACCGTGGCGCCGAACGGGCTGGCGTTCACCTCGGTGGCCGAAATGGCTGGCCCGGGCTGGTCGGGCAAGGCTCTGGGCGTGCAGAACACCGGCCAGTTCATCGCGGCGTCGCTGGTGGGGCCGCTGATGGGTGCGCTGATCGGCGTGGTCGGCTACCCGCTCACGTTCGCCACTGCGGCGATCTTCCCGGCCCTCGCGGTGCCGGTGGTGCCCCGCGCCCACGCCGAGCACGACCACCTTTAG
- a CDS encoding flavin reductase family protein, translated as MSPRDRTDAAIDLDLEPTLSAQPLTHTERDIDLDLDIVTALEPTDQHGLQTISSDPSDIRGAFGKFPSGVAALCAVIDGEPTGLVASSFSVGVSYEPPLVLFSVQNSSTTWPVLRRGERIGVSILGSDHGRECYQLASRKGDRFANIDTRTTDLGALFVEGSSLWLDCEIYSETPAGDHTIVLLEVKSLKVSDDRDPLIYHSAAFRSLVPAEPKAA; from the coding sequence ATGAGTCCCCGCGACCGCACCGACGCAGCGATCGATCTGGACCTGGAACCGACGCTGTCCGCCCAGCCGCTCACCCACACCGAGCGCGACATCGACCTCGACCTGGACATCGTCACGGCCCTCGAACCGACCGATCAGCACGGCCTGCAGACCATCAGCAGCGACCCGAGCGACATCCGCGGGGCGTTCGGCAAGTTCCCCTCCGGGGTGGCCGCGCTCTGCGCCGTGATCGACGGCGAGCCGACCGGTCTCGTGGCCTCGTCGTTCTCGGTGGGCGTCTCGTACGAGCCGCCGCTGGTGCTGTTCTCGGTGCAGAACAGCTCCACCACCTGGCCCGTGCTGCGCCGCGGCGAGCGCATCGGCGTCTCGATCCTGGGCAGCGACCACGGCCGCGAGTGCTACCAGCTGGCCTCCCGCAAGGGCGACCGGTTCGCCAACATCGACACGCGCACCACCGACCTCGGTGCGCTGTTCGTCGAGGGCTCGTCGCTCTGGCTCGACTGCGAGATCTACTCGGAGACCCCCGCCGGCGACCACACGATCGTGCTGCTCGAGGTGAAATCGCTCAAGGTGAGCGACGACCGCGACCCGCTGATCTACCACTCCGCGGCGTTCCGCAGCCTGGTTCCCGCGGAGCCCAAGGCCGCGTAA
- a CDS encoding NADPH-dependent FMN reductase — protein MLKITILVGNPKPQSRTLKLAETLVDELLVAGTYDLRVIDLAEYSSHIFEWPSAEMAELNQAVADSDLLVVATPTYKATYTGLLKGFLDRYAANGLRGVTAIPVMTGADLSHSMGPDVNLRPLLVELGASVPTKGLYFVTGQMEKMEEIVAAWAAENLAVLRLLQPLVMGMLGKNPETDVETAAGASAPVSNGVSA, from the coding sequence ATGCTGAAAATTACCATTCTGGTGGGCAACCCCAAGCCCCAGAGCCGCACCCTCAAGCTTGCGGAAACGCTGGTCGACGAGCTGCTCGTCGCCGGTACCTACGACCTGCGGGTCATCGACCTGGCCGAGTACTCGAGCCACATCTTCGAGTGGCCCTCCGCCGAGATGGCCGAGCTCAACCAGGCCGTCGCCGACAGTGACCTGCTCGTCGTCGCCACCCCCACCTACAAGGCCACCTATACGGGCCTGCTCAAGGGCTTCCTCGACCGGTACGCGGCCAACGGCCTGCGCGGCGTCACCGCGATCCCCGTGATGACCGGCGCCGACCTCAGCCACTCGATGGGCCCGGACGTGAACCTGCGTCCGCTGCTCGTCGAGCTCGGCGCGAGCGTGCCCACCAAGGGCCTCTACTTCGTCACCGGACAGATGGAGAAGATGGAGGAGATCGTGGCCGCCTGGGCCGCCGAGAACCTCGCCGTGCTCCGCCTGCTGCAGCCGCTGGTGATGGGCATGCTGGGCAAGAATCCCGAAACGGATGTCGAAACCGCCGCCGGCGCATCCGCCCCCGTCTCGAACGGAGTGAGCGCATGA
- a CDS encoding alpha/beta fold hydrolase, whose product MHTPPAPPARTVISPDNVQIATYEFGDPDAPTVLAVHGFASSALANFHATGWIRDLVREGYHVIAIDQRGHGQSDKPHSSDAYSMDLLVTDVLTVLDTFMLDEVDYVGYSLGARVGWHAARFMPTRINRAVFGGIPDGDPLTRFRVDEALAFVREGTPVTDVLTGAYLKMAGAIRDNDLEALIALVEGMRDGPQPHAANAPEQRVLFATGSEDRILEASRALAEATPRAAFFEIPGRNHFNAPTSRAFRDAAIKFLGLPGSD is encoded by the coding sequence ATGCATACTCCCCCAGCCCCGCCCGCCCGCACTGTCATCTCCCCCGACAACGTGCAGATCGCCACCTACGAATTCGGCGACCCCGACGCCCCCACCGTGCTCGCGGTGCACGGCTTCGCCTCGAGCGCGCTGGCCAATTTCCACGCGACCGGCTGGATCCGCGACCTCGTGCGCGAGGGCTACCACGTGATCGCGATCGACCAGCGCGGCCACGGCCAGAGCGACAAGCCGCACTCCTCGGACGCCTACTCGATGGACCTGCTCGTCACCGACGTGCTCACCGTGCTCGACACCTTCATGCTCGACGAGGTCGACTACGTGGGCTACTCGCTCGGCGCCCGGGTCGGCTGGCACGCCGCCCGATTCATGCCCACCCGCATCAACCGCGCGGTCTTCGGCGGCATCCCCGATGGCGATCCGCTCACCCGGTTCCGGGTCGATGAGGCGCTCGCGTTCGTGCGCGAGGGCACCCCGGTGACGGATGTGCTCACCGGTGCGTACCTGAAAATGGCCGGCGCCATCCGTGACAACGACCTCGAGGCGCTCATCGCCCTGGTCGAAGGGATGCGCGACGGCCCGCAGCCGCACGCCGCCAACGCGCCCGAGCAGCGGGTGCTCTTCGCCACCGGCAGCGAGGACCGCATCCTCGAGGCCTCTCGCGCCCTGGCCGAGGCCACCCCGCGGGCGGCGTTCTTCGAGATCCCCGGACGCAACCACTTCAACGCGCCCACCTCCCGGGCGTTCCGGGATGCGGCGATCAAGTTCCTGGGGCTGCCCGGCTCGGACTGA
- the arsM gene encoding arsenite methyltransferase, which translates to MTEKTATEKTAITELVRERYAAQALQVTDVSASGGCCGTPLETGAEFGSALYSGTEQSEVPDEAMLASLGCGNPTAVADLLPGETVLDLGSGGGIDVLLSARRVGPMGFAYGLDMTDEMLALARANATKAGATNVEFLKGFIEEIPLPDATVNVIISNCVINLSADKNAVAREMFRVLAPGGRLGLSDVVAENQLSEAERIERGSYAGCIAGALSEEEYRVALGTAGFTDVSVEFTHEVAPQMHGAIIKAVKPS; encoded by the coding sequence ATGACCGAGAAGACCGCAACCGAGAAGACCGCGATCACCGAGCTGGTGCGCGAGCGCTATGCGGCGCAGGCGCTTCAGGTGACGGATGTCAGCGCATCCGGCGGCTGTTGCGGCACGCCCTTGGAGACCGGCGCGGAATTCGGCTCGGCGCTGTACAGCGGAACCGAGCAGTCCGAGGTGCCCGACGAGGCGATGCTCGCCAGCCTCGGCTGCGGCAACCCCACCGCCGTGGCCGACCTGCTGCCAGGCGAGACGGTGCTCGACCTCGGCTCCGGCGGCGGCATCGACGTGCTGCTCTCGGCCCGCAGGGTAGGCCCCATGGGTTTCGCCTACGGCCTCGACATGACCGACGAGATGCTGGCCCTGGCCCGCGCGAACGCAACCAAGGCCGGCGCCACGAATGTCGAGTTCCTCAAGGGTTTCATCGAAGAGATCCCGCTGCCGGATGCCACGGTGAACGTGATCATCTCCAATTGCGTGATCAACCTCTCGGCCGACAAGAACGCCGTCGCCCGCGAGATGTTCCGGGTGCTCGCACCAGGCGGACGCCTCGGCCTCTCCGACGTGGTGGCCGAGAACCAGCTCAGCGAGGCCGAGCGGATTGAGCGGGGCTCGTACGCGGGCTGCATCGCCGGGGCGCTGTCCGAGGAGGAGTACCGGGTGGCGCTGGGCACGGCGGGTTTCACCGACGTCAGCGTGGAGTTCACCCACGAGGTGGCCCCGCAGATGCACGGCGCCATCATCAAGGCCGTCAAGCCGAGCTAG
- a CDS encoding pyridoxamine 5'-phosphate oxidase family protein, with amino-acid sequence MPHSTQPRTDAPGATSATLPVTDRTRITRAPERQRTDRAELYAILDDALVAHVAIVRDGLPLVLPMGFGRGDDAIYLHGSTGSGIFRAMASGTPISVTVTHLDGLVYARSLFDSSMNYRSAVVFGVPTVVDAADKEEAMRVVSEHLMPGRWDEVRAMTKRELAATLVLRLPLDEASVKVRAHGASESADDGDDRSIWAGVLPLRATAGAPETSELTPAGTPVSAAALAYVARLASVSSGSGSAAG; translated from the coding sequence ATGCCCCACTCCACACAGCCCCGAACCGACGCGCCCGGCGCCACATCCGCCACGCTGCCCGTCACCGACCGCACCCGCATCACCCGCGCTCCCGAGCGCCAACGCACCGACCGGGCCGAGCTCTACGCCATCCTGGACGACGCCCTTGTCGCCCACGTTGCGATCGTGCGCGACGGTCTGCCTCTCGTGCTGCCGATGGGATTCGGCCGCGGCGATGACGCCATCTATCTGCACGGCTCCACCGGCAGCGGGATCTTTCGGGCGATGGCATCCGGCACCCCGATCTCGGTCACGGTGACCCACCTCGACGGCCTCGTCTACGCCCGCTCGTTGTTCGACAGCTCGATGAACTACCGCAGCGCCGTCGTGTTCGGCGTGCCGACCGTGGTCGATGCCGCCGACAAGGAGGAGGCCATGCGTGTCGTGTCCGAACACCTGATGCCCGGTCGCTGGGACGAGGTGCGCGCCATGACCAAACGTGAGCTCGCCGCGACCCTCGTGCTGCGGCTGCCTCTGGACGAGGCCAGCGTGAAGGTGCGCGCCCACGGCGCCTCCGAGTCGGCGGATGACGGAGACGATCGGTCGATCTGGGCCGGGGTGCTGCCGCTGCGGGCGACGGCCGGGGCACCGGAGACCTCGGAGCTCACTCCGGCTGGCACCCCGGTCTCGGCCGCGGCGTTGGCCTACGTGGCCCGCCTCGCGTCCGTGTCGTCCGGGTCCGGGAGCGCGGCCGGATGA